Proteins co-encoded in one Kutzneria chonburiensis genomic window:
- a CDS encoding MAB_1171c family putative transporter, translating to MLALVLVTIALWIGALDKLYQLFLAPDDLPLRAVAGCLACLAVVPVLNLPPVVAVIDTAGGGLARLLVNLMTMSASYWLLAFFQYSVRASRRFQTVAYVAALAIVVGAWLLAPAAVRLQPAALSSGNDWHSTVFVVVAVGYMAYALGLAMRWAVIYARVAQRVQLRRGLRTMAVGLAFLIAGCACKCVVALLQAFAGVDWAVGNLVYVSCVLVGSVLLVIGVMYPAVTGMLAAVPVWRWHRTAYREMEPLWQALHEAFPDLALRSETLPWWRDPLRIRRTHRDYYRRAVEIRDGLVQLGPYYPPADADDADAVKAALQAKASGAPAGPPRPAPAAGGDDLDSDVRWLVKLSRGLG from the coding sequence ATGCTCGCACTGGTGCTCGTGACGATCGCGCTGTGGATCGGTGCGCTGGACAAGCTGTACCAGCTGTTCCTCGCGCCGGACGACCTGCCGCTGCGGGCGGTCGCGGGGTGTCTGGCGTGCCTGGCGGTGGTGCCGGTGCTGAACCTGCCGCCGGTGGTGGCGGTGATCGACACAGCCGGTGGTGGCCTGGCGAGGCTGCTGGTGAACCTGATGACGATGTCGGCCTCGTACTGGCTGCTGGCCTTCTTCCAGTACTCGGTGCGGGCGTCGCGGCGGTTCCAGACGGTGGCCTACGTCGCGGCGCTGGCCATTGTGGTTGGGGCGTGGTTGCTGGCGCCGGCGGCGGTTCGGTTGCAGCCGGCGGCGTTGTCCAGCGGGAATGACTGGCACTCGACGGTGTTCGTGGTTGTCGCTGTTGGATATATGGCATACGCGCTGGGACTGGCCATGCGGTGGGCGGTGATCTACGCGCGCGTCGCCCAGCGGGTGCAGCTCCGACGGGGGCTGCGGACCATGGCGGTCGGCCTGGCGTTCCTCATCGCGGGGTGTGCCTGCAAATGCGTGGTCGCCCTGCTGCAAGCGTTTGCGGGGGTTGACTGGGCGGTCGGCAACCTGGTGTACGTGAGCTGCGTGCTGGTCGGCAGCGTCCTGCTGGTCATCGGCGTTATGTATCCGGCTGTCACCGGCATGCTGGCCGCTGTGCCGGTCTGGCGGTGGCATCGCACGGCGTATCGGGAAATGGAGCCCCTGTGGCAGGCGCTGCACGAGGCGTTTCCCGATTTGGCGCTGCGTAGCGAAACCCTGCCTTGGTGGCGTGACCCGCTGCGCATTCGGCGTACTCACCGCGACTATTACCGCCGGGCCGTCGAAATTCGTGACGGCCTCGTGCAGCTCGGCCCCTACTATCCGCCGGCCGACGCCGACGACGCGGACGCGGTCAAGGCCGCGTTGCAGGCCAAGGCATCCGGTGCCCCCGCCGGTCCGCCGCGTCCCGCGCCCGCGGCCGGTGGCGACGACCTCGACTCAGACGTTCGGTGGCTGGTCAAGTTGTCCCGCGGACTCGGGTGA
- a CDS encoding DUF4232 domain-containing protein: MNITVQAIRRSAMAVAAVAAVGALGACSAGASGSATPQAGPGGSTVAANSGVGQGSDGGARQNASTPGTVSTNGGGAANGGHPSCTALKVSQTSPDVVKGSTSQWQLPITMTNQGGTACTVQGFPGVRLDGSDGTSWDLIRTNGAVSPVLLKPGEHVTAEITYLTATSLGSSEPDTGWHVTGYAVTPPNTTNTQTLPWPDALGLVKQDAATHPGTYVGPVHS, translated from the coding sequence ATGAACATCACCGTGCAGGCGATCCGGCGGAGCGCGATGGCCGTTGCCGCGGTGGCGGCGGTGGGCGCGCTGGGTGCGTGCTCCGCTGGCGCTTCGGGCAGCGCGACCCCGCAGGCGGGTCCCGGCGGCAGCACCGTGGCCGCGAACAGCGGCGTCGGTCAGGGGTCTGACGGCGGGGCCCGCCAAAACGCCAGCACCCCCGGCACCGTGAGCACCAACGGCGGCGGTGCTGCCAACGGCGGCCACCCGAGTTGCACCGCGCTCAAGGTGTCGCAGACGTCTCCCGACGTGGTCAAGGGCAGCACCAGCCAGTGGCAGCTGCCGATCACCATGACCAACCAGGGCGGCACCGCCTGCACCGTGCAGGGCTTCCCCGGCGTCCGCCTCGACGGTTCCGACGGCACCAGCTGGGACCTCATCCGCACCAACGGAGCCGTCTCGCCGGTGCTGCTCAAGCCGGGTGAGCACGTCACCGCCGAGATTACCTACCTGACCGCCACTTCCCTCGGCTCGAGCGAGCCCGACACCGGCTGGCACGTCACCGGCTATGCGGTGACGCCGCCCAACACCACCAACACCCAGACCCTGCCTTGGCCCGACGCCCTCGGGCTGGTCAAGCAGGACGCCGCCACCCACCCCGGCACCTACGTCGGCCCCGTCCACAGCTGA
- a CDS encoding benzaldehyde dehydrogenase: MADLLVSDKSVFGELTGEQIDIVEPATGAVLGSTRLASPDDVAEAVTRSVVAQPKWADTAPAERAEVLLRAAQLIHDHEDEFVRWGIRECGGIAGKTTHEVHSSRGELLAAAGLATEPYGQLLPAAGRMSYGRRIPFGAVGVITPWNFPLVLAMRAVAPALALGNSVLLKPDHQTSVYGGALIARLFEEAGLPPGLLEVLPGKADAGQALVADPRVPMISFTGSTRAGKIVAATAAGHVKKVSLELGGNNATIVLADADPDQASSVGAWGSFLHQGQICLTTGRHLVHRRIADAYLDRLTARAAALRVGDPAEADTQIGPIINATQLATVDRIVRASADAGASIRTGGTYQDLFYAPTVLAGVTPSMPAFTDEIFGPVAPVTIFDTEEEAIALANSTSYGLTASVITADPFRGWKLAERLRAGMVHVNDSTINDDPAVPFGGVGASGNGGRYGGQANWEEFTQWQWVTVRDTPPAYPF; the protein is encoded by the coding sequence ATGGCCGATCTGCTCGTGTCCGACAAGTCCGTGTTCGGCGAGCTGACCGGGGAACAGATCGACATCGTCGAGCCGGCGACCGGCGCGGTGCTCGGCAGCACCCGGCTGGCCAGCCCCGACGACGTGGCCGAGGCCGTGACGCGAAGCGTTGTGGCACAACCGAAGTGGGCCGACACGGCGCCAGCCGAACGGGCCGAGGTGTTGCTGCGCGCGGCCCAGCTCATCCACGACCACGAGGACGAGTTCGTCCGTTGGGGCATCCGGGAGTGCGGCGGCATCGCCGGCAAGACCACGCACGAGGTGCACTCCAGCCGCGGCGAGCTGCTTGCCGCCGCCGGCCTGGCCACCGAGCCGTACGGCCAGTTGCTGCCGGCCGCCGGTCGGATGAGCTACGGCCGGCGGATCCCGTTCGGCGCGGTCGGCGTGATCACCCCGTGGAACTTCCCTTTGGTGCTGGCCATGCGGGCCGTCGCCCCCGCGTTGGCGCTCGGCAATTCCGTGCTGCTCAAGCCTGATCACCAGACCTCGGTCTACGGCGGTGCGTTGATCGCCCGGCTGTTCGAGGAGGCCGGTCTGCCACCGGGCCTGCTGGAAGTGTTGCCCGGCAAGGCCGACGCCGGCCAGGCGCTGGTCGCCGACCCGCGCGTGCCGATGATCTCCTTCACCGGCTCCACCCGCGCCGGCAAGATCGTCGCCGCCACCGCGGCCGGGCACGTCAAGAAGGTGTCGTTGGAGTTGGGCGGCAACAACGCCACCATCGTGCTCGCCGATGCCGATCCCGACCAGGCCAGTTCGGTCGGCGCTTGGGGTTCTTTCCTGCACCAGGGCCAGATCTGCCTCACCACCGGCCGGCATCTCGTGCACCGCAGGATCGCCGACGCCTATCTCGACCGGCTGACCGCCCGCGCCGCCGCCCTCAGGGTCGGCGATCCGGCCGAGGCCGACACCCAGATCGGCCCGATCATCAACGCCACCCAGTTGGCCACCGTCGACCGCATCGTGCGGGCATCGGCCGACGCCGGCGCTTCCATCCGCACCGGCGGCACCTACCAGGATTTGTTCTACGCCCCAACCGTTCTCGCCGGCGTCACGCCGTCCATGCCCGCCTTCACCGACGAGATCTTCGGCCCCGTCGCCCCCGTGACGATCTTCGACACCGAGGAGGAGGCCATCGCTCTGGCCAACTCCACCAGCTACGGCCTCACCGCTTCTGTCATCACCGCTGATCCTTTCCGCGGTTGGAAACTCGCCGAGCGCCTCCGGGCCGGCATGGTGCACGTCAACGACTCCACCATCAACGACGACCCTGCCGTCCCCTTCGGCGGCGTCGGCGCTTCCGGCAACGGCGGCCGTTACGGCGGCCAGGCCAACTGGGAGGAGTTCACCCAGTGGCAGTGGGTCACCGTCCGCGACACCCCACCCGCCTACCCCTTCTGA
- a CDS encoding GMC family oxidoreductase, with translation MEHADVLVVGAGASGGVVTGALADAGFDVVCLEQGHWPDRTDFPALRPTYELEARGGWGGNPTLRGKPEDYPVNETGSDIATLMYNGVGGSMVLYAADWPRLLPSDFRTRSLDGVGDDWPLSYRDLQPFYERTDRAFGVSGLAGDTALPPGAEFPLPPLPIGDGALRMARAHDRLKWHWWPAPNAVLSRPYQGRNACAHYGSCMQGCPEGAKASTDVTHWPNAIKAGARLITGARVSRILTDARGLAIGAEYVDTEGRWHVIKADVVVLAANSVGTARILLNSASPRFPDGLANSSGLVGKRLMVHPFANVTGYFDEPVDAGGHVGAKIVSYEYYETDPDRDFVRGAKWSLAPTGGPLNAALPSRAGNSVWGKDHHAHVRGHLGHSLSWCIFGEDLPDEANRVEIDDSLTDSSGIPAPKVTYRVGENSRRLLDFNIERAQQSFAEAGARRTAVESLMRFSGWHLLGTARMGDDPATSVVDGWGRAHDVPNLYIADGSVFVTSGAVNPTSTIVSLALRNTEHLIENRREQRIPG, from the coding sequence GTGGAACACGCGGATGTGCTTGTGGTGGGGGCCGGGGCGTCCGGCGGCGTGGTCACCGGCGCGCTGGCCGATGCCGGCTTCGACGTGGTCTGTCTGGAGCAGGGACACTGGCCCGATCGAACCGACTTCCCGGCGCTGCGGCCGACCTACGAACTGGAGGCGCGCGGCGGCTGGGGCGGCAACCCGACGCTGCGCGGCAAGCCCGAGGACTACCCGGTCAACGAGACCGGCTCGGACATCGCCACCCTGATGTACAACGGCGTCGGCGGCAGCATGGTGCTCTACGCGGCGGACTGGCCGCGCCTGCTGCCCTCGGACTTCCGCACCCGCTCACTGGACGGCGTCGGCGACGACTGGCCGCTCAGCTATCGCGACCTCCAGCCGTTCTACGAACGCACCGATCGCGCCTTCGGCGTCTCGGGCCTGGCCGGCGACACCGCGCTGCCGCCGGGCGCGGAGTTTCCGTTGCCACCGCTGCCGATCGGCGACGGGGCGCTGCGCATGGCCCGCGCGCACGACCGGCTCAAGTGGCACTGGTGGCCGGCCCCCAACGCCGTGCTGTCCCGCCCCTATCAGGGCCGAAACGCCTGTGCGCACTACGGTTCCTGCATGCAGGGCTGCCCGGAGGGCGCGAAGGCGTCGACGGACGTCACGCACTGGCCGAACGCGATCAAGGCCGGCGCGCGGCTGATCACCGGCGCTCGCGTCTCCCGCATCCTGACCGACGCCAGGGGCCTGGCCATCGGTGCCGAATACGTTGACACCGAAGGACGCTGGCACGTCATCAAGGCCGATGTCGTTGTCCTGGCGGCGAATTCCGTCGGCACGGCGCGGATCCTGCTCAACTCCGCGTCGCCGCGTTTCCCCGACGGGCTGGCCAATTCCAGCGGTCTGGTCGGCAAACGCCTGATGGTGCACCCGTTCGCCAACGTCACCGGCTACTTCGACGAGCCGGTCGACGCCGGCGGCCACGTCGGCGCGAAGATCGTCAGCTACGAGTACTACGAGACCGATCCCGACCGGGATTTCGTGCGCGGCGCCAAGTGGAGCCTGGCCCCGACCGGCGGTCCGCTCAACGCGGCACTGCCCTCCCGCGCGGGAAACTCCGTGTGGGGCAAGGATCATCACGCTCACGTGCGCGGACATCTCGGGCACTCGCTGAGCTGGTGCATCTTCGGCGAGGACCTGCCGGACGAGGCCAACCGGGTGGAGATCGACGACAGCCTGACCGACTCGTCGGGCATCCCGGCACCGAAGGTGACCTACCGCGTCGGCGAGAACTCCCGGCGGCTGCTGGACTTCAACATCGAACGGGCCCAGCAGTCCTTCGCCGAGGCCGGCGCACGGCGCACGGCCGTCGAGTCGCTGATGCGCTTCTCCGGCTGGCATCTGCTGGGCACGGCCCGGATGGGCGACGACCCGGCAACGTCCGTTGTGGACGGTTGGGGTCGCGCGCACGACGTGCCCAACCTGTACATTGCCGACGGCAGCGTGTTCGTCACCTCCGGCGCGGTGAACCCGACGAGCACGATCGTCTCGCTCGCCCTGCGCAACACCGAGCACCTGATCGAGAACCGGCGCGAGCAAAGGATTCCCGGATGA
- a CDS encoding glycoside hydrolase family 28 protein — protein sequence MRYAALRRSALLPMVAVAGIVVFCAGGAAAATVQPHASTYNVKDYGAKADGRSNAAPAIDKAISAANAAGGGTVEFPAGGYLSAGTVHLKSNVTIQLDAGSTITGSADGYDKPESNPNDKYQDYGHSHFHNAMFYGDGVDHVSFTGSGTIDGGGHLITGNPKSGQADKILSITRCTNLTLSGITLKRGGHFAALINGCDHVVSDHLTISTAGDRDGWNIISTTNVTITNINDAANDDALVFKSDWALGKTLPNGHVTVTNANLSAGCCNALMFGSETCGDFTDYQFSHIKITGAGKSGLGLVSMDGAHISNVHYDDITMSNTQSPIMQKIGTRKRCGGSPGVGSISDIHYSNITGTKAGKFSPTLWGESGHAISNITFDNVHLDLPGGSGAVSSGVPSNSGTDYNPNSIGTRPAYGFYLHNVAGITFHNSGFTLDKSDARPAIIANAASGLTLDNVTAEAGKASYDLGLQQVSGYCLSGGTKLRVNNSGSTEKCAS from the coding sequence GTGCGCTACGCAGCGTTGCGGAGGTCGGCCCTGCTGCCGATGGTCGCGGTGGCCGGCATCGTCGTGTTCTGCGCCGGAGGCGCCGCGGCGGCCACGGTCCAGCCGCACGCGAGCACCTACAACGTCAAGGACTACGGCGCGAAGGCGGACGGCAGGAGCAATGCCGCGCCGGCGATCGACAAGGCGATCAGCGCGGCCAACGCGGCCGGCGGTGGCACGGTGGAGTTCCCGGCCGGCGGCTACCTGTCGGCGGGCACGGTGCACCTGAAGAGCAACGTGACCATCCAGCTGGACGCGGGCTCGACGATCACGGGCTCGGCCGACGGCTACGACAAGCCGGAGTCCAACCCCAACGACAAGTACCAGGACTACGGCCACAGCCACTTCCACAACGCGATGTTCTACGGCGACGGCGTCGACCACGTGAGCTTCACCGGCTCCGGCACCATCGACGGCGGCGGCCACCTGATCACCGGCAACCCGAAGTCGGGCCAGGCGGACAAGATCCTCTCGATCACCCGCTGCACCAACCTCACCCTCTCGGGCATCACCCTCAAGCGCGGCGGGCACTTCGCGGCGCTGATCAACGGGTGCGACCACGTGGTGTCGGACCACCTGACGATCTCCACGGCGGGCGACCGCGACGGCTGGAACATCATCAGCACCACCAACGTGACGATCACCAACATCAACGACGCGGCCAATGACGACGCGCTGGTGTTCAAGAGCGACTGGGCGCTGGGCAAGACGCTGCCCAACGGGCACGTCACGGTCACCAACGCCAACCTGTCGGCCGGCTGCTGCAACGCGCTGATGTTCGGTTCCGAGACGTGCGGCGACTTCACCGACTACCAGTTCTCGCACATCAAGATCACCGGCGCCGGCAAGTCGGGGCTGGGCCTGGTGTCCATGGACGGCGCGCACATCAGCAACGTGCACTACGACGACATCACCATGTCCAACACCCAGTCGCCGATCATGCAGAAGATCGGCACCCGCAAGCGCTGCGGCGGCAGCCCCGGCGTCGGCAGCATCAGCGACATCCACTACAGCAACATCACCGGCACCAAGGCCGGCAAGTTCAGCCCGACGCTGTGGGGCGAGTCCGGGCACGCGATCAGCAACATCACCTTCGACAACGTGCACCTGGACCTGCCCGGCGGCAGCGGCGCGGTGTCGAGCGGGGTGCCGAGCAACAGCGGCACCGACTACAACCCCAACAGCATCGGCACCCGGCCGGCGTACGGCTTCTACCTGCACAACGTCGCCGGCATCACCTTCCACAACAGCGGCTTCACGCTCGACAAGTCCGACGCGCGGCCGGCGATCATTGCCAACGCCGCCAGCGGACTGACCCTGGACAACGTGACGGCCGAGGCCGGCAAGGCGAGCTACGACCTCGGACTCCAGCAGGTGTCCGGCTACTGCCTGTCGGGCGGCACCAAGCTCCGCGTCAACAACTCGGGTTCTACCGAAAAGTGCGCCAGCTGA
- a CDS encoding nitroreductase family deazaflavin-dependent oxidoreductase, whose amino-acid sequence MTRYIKPKRSTNAFNEVVSLLTRMGFSVWGSRVLAVRGRKSGEWRTNPVNLLTVDGVRYLVAPRGHTQWVRNMRAAGAGELRLGRRVETITPTELADADKPPVLRAYIKRWKFEVGAFFENIDHTSTDEELLAIAPGFPVFRL is encoded by the coding sequence ATGACCCGCTACATCAAGCCCAAGCGCTCGACCAACGCGTTCAACGAGGTCGTCTCCCTCCTCACCCGCATGGGCTTCTCGGTGTGGGGCAGCCGGGTGCTGGCCGTGCGTGGCCGCAAGTCCGGGGAGTGGCGGACCAACCCGGTCAACCTGCTGACCGTCGACGGCGTCCGCTACCTGGTCGCCCCGCGCGGCCACACCCAGTGGGTCCGCAACATGCGGGCCGCCGGCGCCGGCGAGCTGCGCCTCGGCCGTCGCGTCGAGACCATCACGCCCACCGAGCTGGCCGACGCCGACAAGCCGCCCGTGCTGCGCGCCTACATCAAGCGCTGGAAGTTCGAGGTCGGCGCCTTCTTCGAGAACATCGACCACACCTCGACCGACGAGGAGCTGCTGGCCATCGCCCCCGGTTTCCCGGTCTTCCGCCTCTGA
- a CDS encoding TetR/AcrR family transcriptional regulator codes for MNAAKTARDRARAELTAEIKDEARRQLVTAGADSLSLRAVARELGMVSSAIYRYFPSREELLTALIIDAYRALGEAATAADQRLPDKDLRGRWQAVCHSVRDWARANRHEYALIYGSPVPGYKAPEATIVEAQKVPLIMVRVLRAAWAEGTLRPTRDSGVLSDGLAEQCRALAEVIAPELPPEVLARAIVAWTQLFGMISFELFGQLVGSVDPSDEFFAYAVDVLADLVGMPS; via the coding sequence GTGAACGCAGCGAAGACGGCGCGTGATCGCGCGAGGGCGGAGCTGACGGCGGAGATCAAGGACGAGGCCCGCCGGCAGCTGGTGACGGCCGGGGCGGACAGCCTGTCGCTGCGGGCGGTGGCCCGCGAGCTCGGCATGGTCAGTTCGGCCATCTACCGCTACTTCCCGAGCCGGGAAGAGCTGCTCACCGCCTTGATAATCGACGCATATCGAGCGCTCGGCGAAGCGGCGACCGCGGCTGACCAGCGGCTTCCCGACAAGGACCTGCGCGGGCGGTGGCAGGCGGTGTGCCATTCGGTGCGTGACTGGGCCCGGGCCAACCGGCACGAATACGCCCTGATCTACGGATCGCCGGTGCCGGGCTACAAGGCCCCGGAGGCGACGATCGTCGAGGCCCAGAAGGTGCCGCTGATCATGGTGCGGGTGCTCAGGGCGGCCTGGGCCGAAGGCACGCTGCGCCCGACCCGCGACTCCGGCGTGCTCTCCGACGGCCTGGCCGAGCAGTGCCGGGCGCTGGCCGAGGTGATCGCGCCGGAACTGCCGCCGGAGGTGCTGGCCCGGGCCATCGTGGCCTGGACACAGCTGTTCGGGATGATCAGTTTCGAGCTGTTCGGCCAGCTCGTGGGCAGTGTCGACCCCTCGGACGAGTTCTTCGCGTACGCCGTGGACGTGCTGGCCGACCTGGTCGGCATGCCGTCATGA
- a CDS encoding TIGR03668 family PPOX class F420-dependent oxidoreductase, with amino-acid sequence MSLARFAQARVARLATADREGRPHLVPVTFAVHEDVVVIAVDHKPKTTTNLRRLRNIAENEQVSLLVDHYDEDWRQLWWVRVDGIARILSGDGQIEPIGWLRAKYEQYRDRPPQGPVIEIRVRKVVDWHG; translated from the coding sequence ATGAGCCTGGCCCGCTTCGCGCAGGCCCGGGTCGCGCGCCTGGCCACGGCCGACCGGGAAGGCCGGCCGCACCTGGTGCCGGTGACCTTCGCCGTGCACGAGGACGTGGTGGTGATAGCGGTCGACCACAAGCCCAAGACCACCACCAACCTGCGGCGGCTCCGCAATATCGCGGAGAACGAGCAGGTCAGCCTGCTTGTCGATCATTACGACGAGGACTGGCGGCAGCTGTGGTGGGTCCGCGTCGACGGCATCGCGCGAATCCTGTCCGGCGATGGGCAAATCGAGCCGATCGGGTGGCTGCGGGCGAAGTACGAGCAGTACCGCGACCGCCCGCCGCAGGGCCCGGTGATCGAGATCAGGGTGCGCAAGGTCGTGGACTGGCACGGCTGA
- a CDS encoding helix-turn-helix transcriptional regulator — protein MARVRVFVQAGDPISAVGLASYIRAQPGMLVVPSRLPADADVALTVTDRVNADFIGALTKAAQAAPLPTVVATDNVDPEQAPSLHRCRVVALLPRSAATSSRLASAVLEAAGGGAVPSLAEQAENLRREIAGPDGAMLAPRELTVLQLMADGHDTPEIADIMACSDRMVKSIILSATKRFNVHNRVHAVACALRAGLI, from the coding sequence ATGGCGCGGGTGAGGGTGTTCGTTCAAGCGGGGGATCCGATCTCCGCGGTCGGTCTGGCCAGTTACATCAGGGCGCAGCCGGGCATGTTGGTGGTGCCGAGCCGATTGCCGGCCGACGCCGATGTGGCGCTCACGGTCACCGACCGGGTCAACGCCGATTTCATCGGCGCGCTGACCAAGGCCGCGCAGGCGGCGCCGCTGCCCACGGTGGTGGCGACCGACAACGTCGACCCCGAGCAGGCGCCGTCGCTGCACCGGTGTCGCGTCGTCGCGCTGCTGCCGCGCTCGGCGGCGACCAGCAGCCGGCTGGCCAGCGCGGTGCTCGAGGCGGCCGGTGGCGGCGCGGTGCCGAGCCTGGCCGAGCAGGCCGAGAACCTGCGCCGGGAGATCGCCGGGCCGGACGGCGCGATGCTGGCCCCGCGTGAGCTGACCGTGTTGCAGCTGATGGCCGACGGGCACGACACGCCCGAGATCGCCGACATCATGGCCTGCTCGGACCGGATGGTGAAGAGCATCATCCTGAGTGCGACCAAGCGCTTCAACGTGCACAACCGGGTGCACGCCGTGGCCTGCGCGCTGCGCGCCGGCCTCATCTAG
- a CDS encoding class I SAM-dependent methyltransferase, which translates to MTVCRLCGSTSLEGVVDLGATPPCERFLTAEQLDEPEVTYPLHLRVCTQCWLAQIPPLITPEDTFTEYAYFSSYSTSWVEHARTFVDGAVERLGLNADSFVVEVASNDGYLLQHVVSRWIRCLGVEPSVNVGQAARDKGVPTLTAFLTPESGAQVRDEHGPANLVVANNVYAHIPDVIGFTKGLRNLVADDGWVSIEVQHLLTLMELNQYDTIYHEHFQYYTVASAQRALASGGLSVVDVELVPTHGGSIRLWARPTEVAGEPSARVHDVLAREKAAGLHELSGYTEFAARVAKVRRDLLAFLTKAAAEGKTVVGYGAPGKGNTLLNHCGIRPDLLAYTVDRNPYKHGRFTPGTRIPILPPERIAEDRPDYVLVLPWNLRDELIEQLAYVREWGGSLVFPIPELEVKS; encoded by the coding sequence ATGACGGTCTGTCGGCTGTGTGGCTCGACCAGCCTGGAGGGCGTGGTCGATCTCGGCGCCACCCCGCCGTGCGAGCGGTTCCTCACCGCGGAGCAGCTCGACGAGCCGGAAGTGACCTACCCGCTGCACCTGCGGGTGTGCACCCAGTGCTGGCTGGCCCAGATCCCGCCGCTGATCACTCCCGAGGACACCTTCACCGAGTACGCGTACTTCTCGTCCTACTCGACGTCCTGGGTGGAGCACGCCAGGACCTTCGTGGACGGCGCGGTCGAGCGGCTGGGGCTCAACGCCGACTCCTTCGTGGTCGAGGTGGCCAGCAACGACGGGTATCTGCTGCAACACGTGGTGTCGCGCTGGATCCGGTGTCTCGGCGTGGAACCCTCGGTGAACGTCGGCCAGGCGGCGCGGGACAAGGGCGTGCCGACGCTGACCGCCTTCCTCACCCCGGAGTCCGGTGCTCAGGTCCGTGATGAACACGGGCCGGCGAACCTGGTCGTGGCCAACAACGTCTACGCCCACATCCCGGACGTCATCGGCTTCACCAAGGGACTGCGCAACCTGGTCGCCGACGACGGCTGGGTGTCCATCGAGGTGCAGCACCTGCTGACCCTGATGGAGCTCAACCAGTACGACACCATCTACCACGAGCACTTCCAGTACTACACGGTGGCCTCCGCGCAGCGCGCGCTGGCCAGCGGCGGACTGTCCGTTGTGGACGTCGAGCTGGTGCCGACGCACGGCGGCTCGATCCGGCTGTGGGCCCGGCCGACCGAGGTCGCCGGCGAGCCCAGCGCCCGTGTGCACGACGTGCTGGCCCGGGAGAAGGCGGCCGGTCTGCACGAGTTGTCCGGCTACACCGAATTCGCCGCCCGCGTGGCGAAGGTGCGCCGCGACCTGTTGGCCTTCCTGACCAAGGCCGCCGCCGAGGGCAAGACGGTCGTCGGCTACGGCGCGCCGGGCAAGGGCAACACGCTGCTCAACCACTGCGGCATCCGGCCCGACCTGCTGGCGTACACGGTGGACCGCAACCCGTACAAGCACGGGCGGTTCACGCCCGGCACCCGGATCCCGATCCTGCCGCCCGAGCGGATCGCCGAGGACCGCCCGGACTACGTGCTGGTGCTGCCCTGGAACCTGCGCGACGAGCTGATCGAGCAGTTGGCCTACGTCCGCGAATGGGGCGGCAGCCTGGTCTTCCCCATCCCCGAACTCGAGGTGAAGTCGTGA
- a CDS encoding sugar phosphate nucleotidyltransferase, with amino-acid sequence MKVVLFCGGHGMRMRTGTAADVPKPMQLVGPRPLIWHVMRYYAHFGHTEFVLCLGYGAHHIKDFFLNYEETTSNDFVLSRGKVELLSTDISDWKISFVQTGIESPIGERLRRVRDFLDGDEMFLANYADVLTDAPLPEIVSRFEQSDAGASMMVVPPPGSFHCVELGASGMVSGITPVNDMPLWSNGGYFVLRQEVFDHIPEGGDLVADGCVALAKQGRLMAYPHRGYWKPTDTVKERVALDEAYSRGERPWALWERE; translated from the coding sequence GTGAAGGTCGTCCTGTTCTGCGGCGGGCACGGGATGCGGATGCGCACCGGCACCGCGGCGGACGTGCCCAAGCCGATGCAGCTGGTCGGGCCGAGACCGCTGATCTGGCACGTGATGCGCTACTACGCGCACTTCGGGCACACCGAGTTCGTCCTCTGCCTCGGCTACGGCGCCCACCACATCAAGGACTTCTTCCTCAACTACGAGGAGACCACGTCCAACGACTTCGTGCTCTCCCGCGGCAAGGTCGAGCTGCTGTCCACCGACATCTCCGACTGGAAGATCTCGTTCGTGCAGACCGGGATCGAGTCGCCGATCGGCGAGCGGCTGCGCCGGGTGCGGGATTTCCTCGACGGTGACGAGATGTTCCTGGCCAACTACGCCGACGTGCTGACCGACGCGCCGCTGCCGGAGATCGTCAGCCGGTTCGAGCAGTCCGACGCGGGCGCGTCGATGATGGTCGTGCCGCCGCCCGGCAGCTTCCACTGCGTCGAGCTCGGCGCGTCCGGCATGGTCTCGGGAATCACCCCGGTCAACGACATGCCGCTGTGGTCCAACGGCGGTTATTTCGTGCTGCGCCAGGAGGTTTTCGACCACATCCCGGAGGGCGGCGACCTGGTCGCCGACGGCTGTGTCGCGCTGGCCAAGCAGGGCCGGCTGATGGCCTACCCGCATCGCGGCTACTGGAAGCCGACCGACACCGTCAAGGAGCGGGTGGCGTTGGACGAGGCGTACTCGCGCGGCGAGCGGCCCTGGGCGTTGTGGGAAAGGGAATGA